TGAGCAAATCGGGGAATGGTTTTTACGCGAGTTGATTACCAGTCTTCAGGGAGAAACGGCGGAAGATCTAGAATCTTTGGTTTTGACTGTTCCCGTTGATAGCTTTGAATCCTATCGTCAATGGCTGATGGAAATCTGTCAGTCATTGGCGGTAAAACAAATTCGGATTTTGGATGAGCCTACTGCTGCTGCTTTGGGCTATGGTGCAGCAGAGCGAGAGTTGTTACTGGTAGTGGATTTTGGTGGCGGTACGGTTGATTTTTCTTTAGTAAGGCTTTCGTCTAAAAATCCTCAAAGTGGTTATTTGCTTAAGTGGGGTCAAAAAATGCTGGGGAAAAATACTGCCCAACAAAAGAACACGGCTCAGGTAGTTGCTAAAGCGGGAGATAATCTGGGTGGTGCAGATATTGATAATTGGTTAGTGGATTATTTTGCTACTACTCAGGAACTGCCTAAATCTGCCTTGACTACCCGTTTGGCTGAGAGGCTCAAGATCAAGCTCTCTAGCAGTGAGTCAGCTAAAGAAGTTTACTTTAATGATGAAACCTTTGAAACTTACGATCTGAGCTTGGATCGCGATCGCTTTGAGACTATTTTAGAACAGCAGGGTTTTTTTGCCCAACTTGATGGTTTAATGGAGCGAGTATTGCAGCAGGCTAAACGTAATGGTATTGTAGCTACCGATATCGATTCAATATTACTGGTGGGTGGTTCGGTACAGATTCCCGCCGTACAAAATTGGATCGAGCAGTATTTTGATAAAGCTAAGATAAAGAACCAACTTCAGTTTGAGGCGATCGCCACAGGTGCATTACAAGTGTCTCAAACCGCTGAGGTACAAGACTTTTTATATCATAGCTATGGCATTCGCTATTGGAATCGTAAAACCAACAGCCATGATTGGCATCCGATTATTAAAACTGGACAACCTTATCCGATGCAGCAGCCAGCCGAACTGGTTTTGGGAGCTTCTCAGCCCAATCAGAGCAGTATTGAGCTGATTATTGGCGAATTGAGTATGGACACCGCTACTGAAGTGTATTTTGATGGCGATCGCCTAATTACTCGCACTGTAGAGGGTAATCATAACAAAGTTCAGCCGTTAAACGACCGTGAGGGAGCGAGGACTATTGCTCGGCTTGAACCAGTGGGAAACCCTGGCAGCGATCGCCTTAGACTATTATTTAACGTCGATCGACAGAGGTACTTACGTATTACGATCAAAGACTTATTGACTCAGAAATCTTTACTGAATAATTACATAGTAGTCAAGCTAAATTAACGAAGCATACTGTAATATGTACTTATGTGAAATCAACCAGGGCTAAATTTTGTAATTTTGTTTAATTTCACAGAATATTTGTACATTTAGGAGGTCTTAGCTTGACTACAATCGACTGAACCTTAATTATGTTTCAATAATAGCTACCGTTTAGCTATGCTCAATATTTCAAATCTGCAATTTCATACTTCATAGCAATCTAAATACTACATTAATAGTTTTCAGTACAATGACTAGTTTAGTTATTATGCTCTAGTAATAATTACATAAGGGCATTAAATTCAAAAGTTCAACGTAAGAAAAGTAAAAGTAAGAATATTGCAGCATAGTAACTACCTGTCCCAGACAACAGAAAATCACAAAAATAATGAACTATAAGCGGGTAAATATATTAAATATTCCTATCGATAATATAGGAATGTACGAGCTTTTAGATAGGTTGCAAAATGGTGGAGTTGTATTTACACCTAACGTAGATCATCTGGTCAAGCTACAGAAAGATCGTGAATTTTATCAAGTATATCAAGATGCCGATTATCGAGTGTGCGATAGTCAATTGATTTTATATGCCTCGCGCTTTTTAGGACAGCCAATTGACGAAAAAGTATCGGGTTCGGATTTATTTCCCGCTTTTTACCACTGCTACAGTAGTGATAAGAACGTTAAAATATTTTTGTTGGGCGGTTTGGAAGGCGTAGCCGAAAAAGCTAGTCGTAGAATCAATGCTAAAGTTGGGCGCAATATGGTTATTGGTTCTTATTCTCCTCCTTTCGGCTTTGAAAAAGATCCCGCAGAGTGTAGCAAGATTGTTGAGATAATTGATCGCTCTGGAGCTAATGTCTTGGCAGTGGGAGTCGGCGCACCCAAGCAGGAAAAATGGATTGGTAAATATAAGGCTAGCTTACCAAGAGTTTCCACTTTCTTTGCGATTGGCGCAACTTTGGACTTTGAAGCAGGAAACCTGCGTCGAGCTCCTGCATGGATGAGTTCAGCTGGTTTAGAGTGGCTTTATCGCTTAATTTTAGAGCCTGGTAGACTTTGGAGAAGATATTTGGTAGAAGATCTTGGGTTTTTTGCGTTAATTTTGCGCCAGAAACTTAATTTAAATCGTAAAAAAACTTTTTTGAGAAAAACTTATTTGAATCAAGACAATTAATGTTTGATTACATTCTGTTTTGATAGTGCATGGCAACATCAAACTAGGTTCTTTCTTGGTTAAATTTCGTGCCAATATAAGAAAGGCAGTTTAACCTTTGTAAGTACCTAGGCGAAACGGACGGCTTTAATTCCTGAGGCAACCTTACAAATCGCGTCCTCATTAATTGCACATTTGATTTTGCCTTTCCCCTTTCGCCTTTCCCCGATCTCAACTAGGAAATTTATTTTGCACGACTACTTAAGTAACTTCACCTTAATAATTCTTAGTTGAGATCGCAAGTTAATAATTTTTAATATTGCTAAATTATGCTTAAAATTGCTTAGTCGATAATAACTAAATTTAGTTAACAAGCCAAAATTTATTTGAGTTGACGTACTTGGTTGATTGAGAAATTATTCCAATAACTATAGTTCTAATTAACTAAGCTAGAAAATTAATTTGGAACTTGAAGTTTTGATTTATAAGCGTAAATTAAGCCAACTTGCTGTAGCCGAAATGCTATATGTGAGACATAATAAGTTATGGGTAAAGGTCATTGAGGAATTACTAATGTTGGAAAAAATCGTGTTAGCTGGAATTATTACTTTTTGTGTTTACTTGTTTTTGAATTTGAGTAGCAAGTCTTCCAATAGACCAAGTTTAGACGCTCGAAAAGAGGTGATTAATCGCATTGTCTAGGTTTCTTTATAGTTGAATATTGTTAAAAAATTGTTAAACAGTGCCATTAGTTTGGCTAATTGTTAAGCTATTCTAAAGCAGCTTTTTAGTGCCAATTTTGTAGCTTGCTGGTGTAATTTTTTAACTGGTTTAAAGCGCGATCGCGCTGTTTTTCAAATCCTGCCGCGATCGCAATAGAGCAAATTCCTGTTAGTAATCCTATTACCCATTTCAAGAAAGAATAAGTTACTACCAAGATAATTAGCTGATGTATAACGGTTATAATTAGTGTGATTGTTCCTGTAAACAAAAAGGCTCTAACTTTAAAACCTAGACCAATAAAAATAAAGGCAAAGGCGATCGCGCCAGTCATGATTCCTGGTTGTTCAAACAACGCAAATATACAAATAATGCTGCTGCCGACAAGACGAAGATAGTGACGTTGTTGGCGATAAGATTGATAGTAGGGATCGTATTGGGCGATATATAAAATTGATAAGCTGATGATCCCCGCTATCCAAATAAATTCAGTATTGTATTGCCAAACTAGTCTAATTATCGCCCAGTTAATCAATCCGAGGCTGATATAGCTCCAGCGGATATTTCTTTGCGCATAAGCAATGCGCAGATAAAACAGGGCAGTAACTAGCAGGCTAAGAGAAGATATATCTTCTGCCATCACCAACGCCATTAGCGCTGGGATAATTAGGGCTGTGCGTCGCCAGGGAGTTGCTCGCCAGCCAAAGTTTTGCCAGGGTATTTGATAAATTAACCAAGCGACGGCGCAGGTAAAGATAACTCGCCAAGGATCGAAGAGGCTTAATCTGCTAATAATGAGACGACTGTAAACTAAAGTAGCAGCAATTTCGACTAATCCGATATATACCCACCAGTCTTTAGCCTCAGATGAATCTGCCTGACGATCTTTACCCTGAATTACAGCATAAGCACCTAAACAAAAGCTAGTAGCGATACTAACTAGAGTAAGACGGGGCATAACACTTTCGATCGCCACACCAGCAGCAAAAACTTTAAGCACACTACCAATCGCCCAGTGTATATGAGCGATGAGAATAACTTTGGCTAGACGAAGATTGAAGAGAGTTGGATATTGGCGTTGACGATACCACCATGCACCAAGACGATAGCTAAAGGCGATCGCGGCAGCGATGAAAGCTAATATGGTTAAACCATCGGCGACACTACCCCCTGGTGCAGATTGCATCTGGTAAATTACTAATTCATAAATACCTAAAGAGATACCTGCAAAGCCGAAATAATTAATTACGGCATTGGCTCGATCGTTGTTTTGTTGTGTATTAATCAAGATAAAAGCTGCACCCAGACTTAACCATCCTGTATAGGCATTAAAAGCTGAAAGTCGCCAGATTAATCCCAAAGCAGCGTAAATCAGAGGTATATGAGCTAGATTTAACCTTGCCCAAGGGCAATCAGATTGAGCTAACCTGCCTAATACACCCAAAGCCACTAATCCCAAGACGATATTAGTAGTAGCGAAAAGGAAACTGCTTTGTCCCAAAAGCATGACTAACCCGACGGCAAATAATCCCCATAGCCAAGTTAAAGTGTATAAAACTAAATTATTAGGCTGCTGGCGATAACGCCAGAAGATTGCACTAATCAGTAAACCACTGGTTAACAAATACTGCCAATAAACGCCAAAATCACGCAGATCTAGATAAATAATGCTGACAATAGCTATTGCCAACGTAATTAAAGCGATCGCCCAATAGTCTGCTGCGGCAATATATTTATTAATTAGTTTAAAATTTCTGGTTTCTGCCCCAACCCCTAACAACCCGTGGGCGCTACGTTGGGAGATATAAGAAAATTTGGGGGCATCGATCGCTCTTTTTAGATAAAAACGAAATTGGTACAAGCCGAGAATAGTCGCCCCACCTATGGGCAATAAATTCCCATAACTGATAAGATTGTTGCCGATGAAACTACTAAGCAGACTAGCAACAAGACTTAAGACAAACCCTAAATGAATTATGGCAATTATAGTGCGACGTAGATTAAAGGCGTTAAGTGACATTAATCCTGTCGCTGTAGCCAAACCAATAAATCTGGTTTCAGGCGAGCCAAATACTAATAATTGAGCCACGATTAAAGCAAGACAGCTAATCATAGTTGCCAAGCGACGTTGCCTGATGTTGCGAGTGTTTTTGGCAACCAGAGTTAACATTACAGGGGTAATTAACCAAACTAATCCCCAACGAAAAGCATTAGGTGTAGAAGCTTCGATATCTGCCAGGAAACAGGTGTAGCTGACAGCACTAAGTAATAAGCCAAAATGCCAACAACTTTGCTCGAGTAAGGAAAAATGAGAGTTAGGTTTAATCCTAGGTTGTTTGACTCGGCGGATATAAACAATCCACTCGATCGCCATTAAAGCGACAAAAATACTTCCCCAGACGGATTTACTCAAGTCGGGTAAAATAACAGCGATCGCCTGAGCTATTGTAATTAATCCTAGCAGGTGAGTTAGATAAATCAAGCTACTTCTAACTGGCTGACGAAGATGCGCAACATAACCTAAAGTAAGAGTGGAAAAAACTAAGTTAAGCGATCGCCAAGTAGGATTAGATAGACTGAGACAGGTTAAGACAATACCTAGAAGTAAAATCAAATATTCGGTATACAAAGCTAGCTGGAGTTTCTGCCGTCGATATAGCCAGGTAGCAATGAAGACAAATAATATTATATAAGGAAATAGAGTTACTCCCAACACCGACTCAGGAAAATATTCAGTTTTACCAACCGCAACAGACAGATCTAAAGCCTGGTTACGTAAGCTATGAGGAATTAATTCTTTGGAGATATAGAGCGTTTGTAAGCCAATCAAGAAGATAGCGGTTAGATCTTGCTTACGCCAATACAGCGTTAGACGTTGACTAAATAGATGAATTACCAAGGCACTGATGCTAACAGTTTGCCAAAAGAATAATGGCGAATTAGTAATACCTGCGACAATCGATATTAACCAAGTTAGAGTAAATAAAATCAGACTGAATACTTGACAGATTTTGCGCCCCCAAGCCTCAGCAACCGCTGCTTCTTGCCGATCTAGGGGAATAACGATTTTCTTTGCCTGAGCTAAATAAATCGTTGCCAACAGCCAGGCTAAAAAAGCGATCGCTAAACAATAATTAGGCGCAAGCTCGGCATTAGTTATTATTTTTCGGACTAGTAATAATGACCATGCTGCTAAGATAAATAATAAATTGACCAGAGGATATTTCTGTTGTGGGAGTAAAAAACGATAGTGAATTAAGCAAATTGCCATCATCCCCCCATAAATCGAAACTAATGGCAATAAGGGTATTTGCCAGCCAAGATGTATATAGCTGAGTAATAAAAGCAGCGGGATTAAAAATCCACTTCTGTTGCTTTTTTTTGGTAAAGGGGAAAGATAAACAATTGCTGTTAAAATAATTGCAGCCACCGCAATTACCAGCCAATCTATCGGGTTATTGCCCAACCCTAAATGGTTAATCGCCCAAAAGTTAATTGGTATTAATAAAGTTGCGATCGCCCCTATTGTCTGAGAAGTTAGTTTTAAACTATTGTGTTTACTCGTCCAAAAGCCAGTACCCCAAAACCCAATAGTATAAGCTAGAAGAATTAAATATTGCCCAACTTTGGGAAAGTTTTGCCATTGGCTAGCAGCCAAAACACTTGAAGAAATAACAACTAAAAATATACCTAAAAATAATAGCCAGCGAATGCTTAATTCATCTAAAAATCCTTGTAAAATACGAGCAAAAATATTCGCTGATTTGGCAGTTTTAACTAAAACCTTTTCTTCCGTCTCTAAAATAGTTTGCGTCGGAGCGAGAATAGGTTTAACTACTTCTATATCGGGCAAAGCACAGCTTAAATGATTACGACTTAGCTTTTTTACTTGTTCCTGGCTAATTAAGTTTAACTGCAACCACTGTTCCAAACCATCTAGTAATCTTGGTTGGTTAGCTTTAATATATATCTCTATACTTAGCCAAGCATTATTTTGAGACTCAGACTGACGATTACTACTCGTTTCGCTTGTTTCTGCTGAGAAGCGATCGCCCTGAAACTCATTATTAGGATTGGTATAATCGCCATTCGAGGACATAAGAAATTGGAAGTTAACTTACGCCTTATTTATATCTTAGCTTGTTTAAGTTTGGCATAGTATAATAACGGAAAATATCTTAAATAAACAGTTATTACATTCTAAGTTAACTTGATTTAAACAGGTCATATTTCCAGTAAATTTACACTTTTTAAAGAGAATAATCTGGTTAAATCGATATGATTTAATACCAGTTAACTTAATTATAATGCTGTTGATTATTTATCGAACTAGCAGAATACAACAGCCAATCTAAAATATATTTATTTATAGGGTTGTCTAACTGCAAGATGATTTGGATTAGATCGCAATTAATAATTCTTGCCGTCTTTTAGTCTCTCAATCAGTCTAAACCATACCATAATCAGATGAACGTCTTATTTGACACTATCAAACGATTGATGCCGATTGAGAACGATTCCACCAATAATTGCCGACAAAATACCTGCGCCAATAAAGCCTAAATCCCAAGCCAGCTGATGTACTCCTGGTTTGACGTGATGAATTTGCAGAAGATGATGACTTAGAATACCTTCGGTGATATTAAACATACCTGCGC
The sequence above is drawn from the Coleofasciculaceae cyanobacterium genome and encodes:
- a CDS encoding Hsp70 family protein, yielding MLAMVNSPSSPNSYAIDFGTSNTTIARWNMATGKAELVKLPGLSQEFSSLPPLIPSLIYVEDAALEKIMAGQTVRDRGLDLKSDLRFFRNFKRGIGTEIQGFLPELDGQKISFEQIGEWFLRELITSLQGETAEDLESLVLTVPVDSFESYRQWLMEICQSLAVKQIRILDEPTAAALGYGAAERELLLVVDFGGGTVDFSLVRLSSKNPQSGYLLKWGQKMLGKNTAQQKNTAQVVAKAGDNLGGADIDNWLVDYFATTQELPKSALTTRLAERLKIKLSSSESAKEVYFNDETFETYDLSLDRDRFETILEQQGFFAQLDGLMERVLQQAKRNGIVATDIDSILLVGGSVQIPAVQNWIEQYFDKAKIKNQLQFEAIATGALQVSQTAEVQDFLYHSYGIRYWNRKTNSHDWHPIIKTGQPYPMQQPAELVLGASQPNQSSIELIIGELSMDTATEVYFDGDRLITRTVEGNHNKVQPLNDREGARTIARLEPVGNPGSDRLRLLFNVDRQRYLRITIKDLLTQKSLLNNYIVVKLN
- a CDS encoding WecB/TagA/CpsF family glycosyltransferase, whose translation is MNYKRVNILNIPIDNIGMYELLDRLQNGGVVFTPNVDHLVKLQKDREFYQVYQDADYRVCDSQLILYASRFLGQPIDEKVSGSDLFPAFYHCYSSDKNVKIFLLGGLEGVAEKASRRINAKVGRNMVIGSYSPPFGFEKDPAECSKIVEIIDRSGANVLAVGVGAPKQEKWIGKYKASLPRVSTFFAIGATLDFEAGNLRRAPAWMSSAGLEWLYRLILEPGRLWRRYLVEDLGFFALILRQKLNLNRKKTFLRKTYLNQDN